In Episyrphus balteatus chromosome 4, idEpiBalt1.1, whole genome shotgun sequence, the sequence ATGGAGGATATCCAGGCGGTGGATTTGGTGGCGGTTATCCAGGCGGATATCAAGGTGGTTATGGAGGTTATCCAGGCGGCTATGGCGGTGGTTATAATCAAGGTTATGGCGGAGGATATGGAGGTGGTTATGAAGGCGGACGTAgacatcatcatcaccatcatgaTGATTAAGTaccaaataaatacaatttaagtTATAAGTtaatgatttgttttatttcaaaaattagaccagtttataccagtcATTATTTATACTTTTGTATCTCTCTAGCTCACATTTCTTCGTCGGACTATTGGTCTAGTGAaaagaattcagttttttttccttttcataatgcaatttttttttggacacttttgcacttaaattatgtttcttagaccagtttataccaattagATTATAAATAATAGAATTTCTGTTATTTTTGCTTGTGTTGTGGCCGAATGTATACCTTGGTctaaaagaaattcaaaatttcttttaaaaggtGTTTGAAATATGTACCGCTGGTCATTAGTTCTTTTTATACCAGTCTAGAAACTAAactgaaaaatgcaaaaagtgtgttttttacATCAAATGTGTAAGATATACGaattgtattaattattttttataaaattgatgttttgatactattttgtgttttttttagaccagtttataccaataagCAAACTATTATAccagtttttgtatttttcttttgatgACAGCTAGGAATGTGTTCGTTAGAacgttgaaaaatttaaattcggAGTAAGGTGTATGGAATTAATTTATACCAGTTATCGAATATATACAATACACACAAATACTGGGTAGAATAGCtccttaaattaattaaaattttcattttatatgtaCTTTTAAGGAGTTTtcgaccagtttataccaattctCCGATACCGATTTgctgttgtttttctttttacctACTAATTTGCTGAGATATTTTGTTTCCAAATCTGAATTTATTCACCACATTCATGAGCGCGTGCGGcttcaataaattattcttttgtttATACCAATCATTGACTCAAAGCATAATACTCGTACCTAATGCAAATTTTGGCACATCATCAACAAAAACTtgctgatattttattttcaatttaatattttgtggtCAAGTCGTTTGGCACGTTTAGCTATTAGCCCCAAACCAACATATTCCACAAACCACAAAACTATTAAATCATAAATGCGTAGAAAATTTGATCACAAAATATGTTAATCGAAGCTTAAATTTGCACGTTTTAGGTCTTCCCCAtcgtaatttaaaatttaaattttgtattattctCTAGATActtgaattataaaaataaaaacccaaacAAACTTGATTATAACtgttaattctgttttgtatacaatttttattgttCGAATTAATCAAATTAGTCAAATTTTTGATCACAAAACCtgaatatttgaaatttgaatattAAGTAGAAAGAGTTTAATTTTAGACCAGTTAATGATCATTAAATCATATTTAGTCAGGGAGGTACCAAAGCTTGTGTCAGTTTAACACTCTTAAGTTAATGTGATTAATTTGTggtttttgtttggattttagttaaattttcgTCAACACGTGCATGCAAATTTGTACCTACCTCATAtggttttattgttaaaacataACGGTTGGAGAAAGTATGACTCTTCTCTCTCAGCTAAGGCACAAGTTCGACACCAAAAAACCTACACTTGAAAATTGTTGAAAGTAAGAAATTAGCGTTTGAACACAGAGAACCACTAAAGGCTTatgttttttaggtttttaagaatgtttgtttccccataacttctaaactacttatcatATTTTAACAAATGAGGTACCACCAAAAATGTCTCGCTTGTCCGTATGTTATAGGCTATAAACGTTTCTTAAATATGAAGCCCTCTAGTGGTAAAAATTATTAACTATcaagattttagtttttgaacttattttcttttttaaaaatgtttggggtTTTAGATAGATAAAGTATTTGTTAAGCTACTGGAAATCAAATACAAAGTTTTTGGTTCATGACTTTTGCCCCTAGTCCCAGGACTAGTTATAGGACTTTATATAGCCTATAACAAGTGGTCAAAAAACAcgtttctaaaaataccttattTATCAAATTATAATTGAAAATATAGAAGTTATAAGGGAATATACATACATGCTTACATCCATAAAAACCGGTCAAAGAGGGAAAAAGGGTACATAAAGATATCAAGAGAGCAGATATCAGGACATTTTGGACTACGATATTCTAAAATTTCATCGAATCTGACTTAACTCTGACTATGGAACCACATTTCCCATTCTACAGGTCCAGTGTCCTTTCAGGATGGACCCACACTAATGTGTCCTCATCACATAAagtacctaaaataaaattcttatggTAAATTAATTCTTCTCTAGCGAGCAATTTGAGGTGAACTATTGTTGTCTTGTAAGGACATTCCTAAATCACATAAAAAACTTTTACCTTTCGTTTGGAATTTCCGGAAAAATTGTATTCCTTTATCCTGTCCAACAGTTTGAATCATTTAAAGTTCACCACATGAACTAGCCAAAAAATACCACACACAAAGAAGGCGATAAAAGGACATTCCAAATCTGCAATCGACCAGTAAAACACTAAAAACACacataaaaaacaatttcgttAAGAGTCCTTCAGGTTCcataaatttttctttcattttttatttttgttgttgttgctttttcaCTGTCAGAATGTGggaaatcaaatcaaattattGACTTGAAGGGCGAGAGATTGGggacatttattttcaaaatgaattgATATTGGTGAGAGAGAGGCCTTTAGGCGGATATATAATGCATCAAGATTTGtcttccttgttttttttatggacaAATATCTCTTGTATATTGTGTGTGAAAGGAAGTGTCATAATAAATCACAATCAGAACATTTAACACCCAtcgacaggttttttttttttttttcttttaaatcacCAGGATAATGTttccttacattttttttgtcgtgttgttactttttcttattttttttttgtgtgttccgGGTGTGATCCCGCGATGGGGGATACAATTTTGCTGTGTCTTGTCAACTAAACCAGaaagtgtgattttttttttccttttatcaGGGGTGAATAAAGAATTAGAAGGATATCGCGTGTAAATGCCATTTACAGTACAATGAAGTACCTTACTAAATCCTCTTCCTAGAATATATCTGTGCTTGTGACTCTTGACTTTTTGTTGAATTAttaatgagaatttttttttcgctgacTTAGTAAGGAGCAGTGATATCATGCGATTACCTTTAAGGACTTTAAAAAACGGAAATTTAGCTAATCTCCGTGTGGTTTAAGtttgatatatttttcattttcaatttaaacaatTGGGACTTCAACGAAATGCAGCGAACatcatatttttgaataattttttttagttcacaACTTTTGCCGCTAGAGGGCGCATTATTAGACTTTATTTAACTTCACATAACTTATAACCCTTCAACAAGCAAAACGCTTCCAACAATACCTTATAATTCAATTTACGATAAGTAGTTGAGAAAATATCACGGAACAGATGAAACAAATATCACTAACTTTGGCTTTGCCGTATTTTCAAGTAAAAAGAGCAACAATACTGGAAAAAAATGCTCTTTAACAGAAATATAAAGGGTCTGGGAGAAAGTAAACCCCCGATTCAGGATCACATTTTTGCAGCTTTGTCATAATTTTAAACCTCTACTTTTtgtccaatgaaaaaaaaaacacacatttaaaATTTACCAATTGAATACTATATTTATCAGTTCCATGTGAACactattttttgtaatatatcACTTTAACGGCCAAACAAACCTCCTGTTAATCCACCTAAGCCGCCTTGACCTCCTTGATTTCCTTGTCCTTGACCTCCTTGGCCTTGGCCTTGGCCTCCTTGTTGTTGACCTCCTTGTTGTTGACCTCCTTGTTGTCCTTGTTGTTGACCTCCTTGTCCACCCCCTTGACCTCCTTGTCCACCCCCTTGACCTCCTTGTCCTTGACCACCTTGTCCTTGACCACCTTGTCCTTGTCCACCCAAACCACCAAAAACATTTGAAGCTGTTTGACCAGCAGCGGACAAAACTTGTCCAAATCCACCAATTATTCCTCCAAGCAATTGTCTTCGCACTCTCCTTGGACTATTTTGTCCACGATTGCCAGGAGCACCTCCACCAAGGATAGATTGAAGACCACTTAGAGGTCTACCTGCTGCACCAACAACTCTTGAAGCTGTTTGAGCTACAGGACCAAAAGCTTGTCCTAATCCACCTCCTCCTAGCAGCTGTCTTCGGATTCTCCTTGAAGTTTTTTCTTCCTTGGCAAAAACGACCGCCACCAGGACAACAATTATTGATAATACAGCAAAGAAACGCATTTTCTCTTCGATTTCTACTTTAGAACTGAACACTACAAAGCTAACTATGAAACTTAtacaaatttctaaattttcatttaatttatatcaaaaaactagaaattttaaaataatgataatgTATCCAAAAATACTCGTAAAATTGAGATTGACGAACATTTGTGGTTAAAGATGtgcatttttttagaatatttaaaattttttgctaagaatattaataattttttgtttgtttatttataatttgCGTCATTATATTGCGACAAACTTTTGATCAATTTGTTTCATATTACGTCAAAGATTCAAATGAGCTATAaagtttgatttctttttttagaaaatcaagttcaatgaatttatttttgttttaccaaaaaatagcATAAATattagtgaaaaaaatatttctcaatTATTTAACTTGAAAGTGTCTTGAGAATCTATTATATTTTAATCATAGTCGTAGTAATTCATGTCCTAAAAATTCTTAGTTAATAAAACTTTGATATTTTGCTGGTTCACGGGAGGAAGTAGCACTTTGGTGAACGATGTTGGAACCTTGAGTGCTATAATACCATAACTCTCTTAACATCCCTAAATTTTTGTGCTGACTTGCAACGGATCAACCCAACCTATCACTTATAATAATAGGACAACTCATCATAAATAGCCCATCATGAGAAAAGTAATCACAAAGTTCGATTGgaacaaatttatttgaagGTTCTGCTTTTGCGAAGAGACACtagtgtttgttgttttttacgtaattttaaaaattgtttcttctGATGAATTGTTCCCTGTGATGAATTGTCTTATGATGAGTTATCCATGATGTCTTGTATGATAAGCTCTGCAGTGATTAGTTCAATTGAAACCGTTTTGAGTTGACGGGGAATTAACCACATAAAAACAATCGGATTCCGCATTAAATTAAGGTATTTCTGCAGCCactacaaaaaagtgacgccattttcttacgttacactctcgcactttcgcagtgcggcaaaaaatttcaattaaaaattaaaaataaactattagagatacaaaaatcttctacagcttatttgaaagataataacctaaagcttaatccaaatgaaggatttttaaaaattccgtcatttagtAGGGTAAAAAGGGGGTAAaatggaaagatgaaatttgggctaaaatctaaacgtgaagtcgtagagaattgatttttttgctatagatagatgagattaatttaagaataactgcatttaagaaaaaattctaaaaaatttgaaactaagctataacgttttgcttgaatgttgtacacgtgttggggctatgacaaaatgatgattttgggtaaaggacatttttttttgacaattttaaagatgccaggtgaaagatgaggaaaaaaaaattaggtgtctgattcggatttttttccaacactcttcatttcgaaatatgaatttttaaaaaacaccttgttttttaggggtatttttgggtaattattgatttttagcttttttttggagcgttcaaaacttataggacatgtaggttttggcgttatgcatacatgtgcaaaaacttggaatcgtttagtgagttttgactgaataacggaagaaaacAGTTTCTagaaaacacgttttttgaccttttataaccgattttcatcgttttttatttttatcttttttctttaatagatacaggaataaagtatatgaattaatgatagaccatgactacgactatatgtgtgcgaagtttcaatcattttcgtaaacacaattttaagataacggtaaaataaaatttttgaactcaacaggttataacttttgaccaagagcagatagaaattttattaaacttttatgagcatcctgatacaattatctttcatttggtatatcacacataacgatagactaactacaagctacacaatgttaaatcaagaaacttgcgaaaaacctgaaaacaccagtggagatctgttgccccccgaacagtcaccagtgtttgaagtaccgtaatctcagtctggaaattcgacatggttgactttaaaaaattctaacttctcttgtaggcatctttgaaatgagattgatacgtcatataaaagtgaaataataagctttcacatggtataaaattttttataggttgtcaaacaaaaaaattgattccataccctagaacaaacataaaaataaatgttttttttttctttttttaatgaaatttgatcgaggtcaaaaaattctagctctttttgtagatgtctcatagaactgatcgatatatatattttgagctaagacaataagctttcagatggtataaatttttttaataggttgttaggtaaaaaaaatggaatttatgacgtgagaagataaaaattcatgttttttaattattgttttcaatgaattatttttatactttttgcgcattgtaaaaatttaaaaatggttttattcttaagaagaaatacttggcttttaaattgcataattttttttgcaagattttaaaataaaaaattaatataatgagaaaataaaaaaggtatatttgtttagctttttcttgtaaattatgattgtttgatataagtaaacgcttcaattgactcattttaaacaaaagcacacaacctgttttctgacgacattatcacgtaaaatcatcgtccgtaagcCGGCTTTAcagaaaacctttttttttttgcaaagatagcttccgtcttaaattaagcggaaaaatcttcttaatttctttaatgtgcaaattttaaagaaatccacttaaattaagcggaaatcatcttatttttatttttaataaaaaaaaaactggtagcTACTGGGAATCGATCCTACAACTGTTAGTTCACGAGTGCTTTACAATCAGCCTATCTCTCTGTTGGAAGTAAACTAAGTCTgacgataattttaaaatttcaattttttgtcattttttttaagataaaaattcatattaaaatgaaTTGAAGTTCACCTCAAATTTAATAGAATTAAAGCGGATTTTAAGAGGGTGTAATTTAAGGTGGGCATCTTTTAAGgtccttttttttctccgtgtgtaAGGCTCACTGCAAAGCTTTTGGTTTAGGCATTTCGTTGCGGTGACCTGGTGAAACCCAACACATCAGAGGCGTCATTTCTGAATTGGCGTCTTAAAACTTCGATAAGGATCTGGAAATATCTTGCAACTTAAAGAACGGGTGATATCTTAATTTTTCAGCTTTCTGCTGACAGGCCCTTCCCTTCAAACTTCTATGGCTCCACTAGTGGTTCCGCTAAACTTGGTCTATTAATTTACCTACCATTTTGCGTGCAGATACGAAAAATGTGTCCAAGCTTTTCGTCCATGCATAATTTCTTAATTGTCCGTTGACCGGAGCCCCTAACACAATGTGGAGAACTAGGTTATTTGATAATTTCAAGAATGGGTGGTCTGTAAAACCTCTCCAGCGTTCACTACAGTTAATTTCATTTTGGGAATTATTCCGCTACTATTTGTGTCCAATGCGAAGTAATTTAGTGGAAAGACTTCTAACCCCTAATCTGGTTTACTGCCATCAACAAATTCCTCTAATCTTATATTGAAGTACaagttgaagaaaaaagttgatttttgataaaaatctacattagggtgtgtcaaaatgctaaagtatagaatttttaaatgtaacagcttttaaaagttgcattgcttatcaaaactaaatcctgcgtttacaattttcattttgattaatatctttggctcgcacAATATATAGGaaaattgaacacttagtaaagaagctgcgaaataataggcgaaaaaaaaatatttttttcatataaaatcgtttttttttttttcttaacgacttcaaccgatttgagcgagtcaaagacgaacgatattataattttttttacatattattaaaccttagaccctaattacattgcaaaattgtAGTACTTTTTTccggccatacaaaagtgacacaccctaatatacatggCCTCAAAGCTTTTACAAGTCTTCTTAATTTCAGGAAGTTCACTAGTTTAGCAAATAACTAAGAAATACGAAAGCCTTTATtgtcaattaaatttaatatcacATTCTCTTAATTATATAATTCACATCCAGTTAAGTTGTTTGGAATCACGGAGTATTTATGACTAATTTGGATCGTAAGCGACCAATATTGCAGGCATTTAAATTTTACTCAACAAAGCTTTAAAGTAATTACAAGTCACTGTActttaaaagaatttaatttagttCATGACTTTTGTCTCTAGAGGGagtcattttcaattcaatgAAATTTCACATAACCTATAACTAGACTATAAAAAAGACGCTTCCAGTAATACCACACATTTTAAATTATCATAAGTAACAACGAAGCTATGATGGAACAGATGAGCTAATGAAAacacaataattttaaaatttttaaatttattcttataatTATGTCAGttcaatggtattttttttgtatataaccgATTTAACGTTGGTATCCGCCATATCCTTGGTTAAAACCACCTCCGTATCCAGGTTGAACACCATAGCTGCCTCCTTGACCAAAACCTTGATTACCGAAACCTTGACCACCATAAGCACCCTCCTCAAGAACTTCTTCAGCTGCTTCAACTCCAGCTTCAAATCCAGCTCCAAGAGCTTGTCCCAATTGACCTATTCCTCCTCCAAATTGTCTGCGGACTCTCCTTAATAATTCTGATTGAATTTGATCTTCACTACCAAAGACGGTTGCCACTAAGATAGCAAAAATTGACAATATCACAAAGGTACGCATTTTGAGTTTAAATTATGTATGCTTGAGAACTGAACACTACAAAGTTAACTATGAAactaataaaaatttcatgatttttatttactttatatcaaaaattaggaattcaaaacaaaaaaattagaataagcTTCAACAACAGTCGTTAAATATATTGACAAAAATTAGTTGtttagaaatgattttttatttgttttactaaGTAGGgccaaattatttaaattctctacaaagttcagtcaaaatgaaaacaatactataaaacaaattaaggGAAAACCTCTCTGACCTCGCTAAAACTACTTTTATTGCGTTACAACACAGTGGCTTAAGTAATATGAATAAGTACATATTTATGTACATTTTCTactaactaattttttaaattttaaagggtgtaactctttttttttcgtggaCAAGAtcataatattttaaaagattagAATTCATTcgtttgtttcaaaatttaaaaaaataaaaatttggtttGCTTTTTTAACGGTAATTTTTGGGAAgagatgtttttctttttgatgaatGATCGAGTCAATCAAGCTGATCAAGATTATGGATAAAAATTGTTACGGAAGCTAAGGCTTAGCACGatttgaataatatttatttttattttatgaaaaatatgttttttttgtttactactttaattttttttaattttttttctttattttataggTAAGAGTCTTTTCTACATGTATTTTCAAGTTCgagatgtttttattttaaatacaattttattctgGTTGGTAAGTCAAGCTTATTTTACTACATTTATGTACATTCGTGGGTCCCATGGTTTAAAAGCGGATACGATCTCAAAAGTTTtgacataaataaaaataaataatcttcaAGCTTTTAGTAACTGCCAATCAAATTATAGGTCGTTTTGTaatgttttactaaaaaattcgGTACATTTGTTAAAGTTGATAGACAACACTGGTCaactaaattaaacttttttatttttgccacaagaaccaaaatatatacatatttctataggtttttgatatgATGAACTGAAatttgaagtcagaaaatttttattggcttccatttttgaaatattaccgttaaaaaatgaaaacaaaacgtaattttggctgttttcgaggttctgttttaatgtggggtagttcattataaactt encodes:
- the LOC129918178 gene encoding acanthoscurrin-1-like, producing the protein MRTFVILSIFAILVATVFGSEDQIQSELLRRVRRQFGGGIGQLGQALGAGFEAGVEAAEEVLEEGAYGGQGFGNQGFGQGGSYGVQPGYGGGFNQGYGGYQR
- the LOC129918176 gene encoding uncharacterized protein LOC129918176 codes for the protein MAILLAYVHADTVLNRPRRQLLQGLGQLFGGGLGGLGGNQYGNGYGGYPGGGFGGGYPGGYQGGYGGYPGGYGGGYNQGYGGGYGGGYEGGRRHHHHHHDD
- the LOC129918177 gene encoding uncharacterized protein LOC129918177 → MRFFAVLSIIVVLVAVVFAKEEKTSRRIRRQLLGGGGLGQAFGPVAQTASRVVGAAGRPLSGLQSILGGGAPGNRGQNSPRRVRRQLLGGIIGGFGQVLSAAGQTASNVFGGLGGQGQGGQGQGGQGQGGQGGGQGGQGGGQGGQQQGQQGGQQQGGQQQGGQGQGQGGQGQGNQGGQGGLGGLTGGLFGR